A window from Mauremys reevesii isolate NIE-2019 linkage group 9, ASM1616193v1, whole genome shotgun sequence encodes these proteins:
- the STRIT1 gene encoding sarcoplasmic/endoplasmic reticulum calcium ATPase regulator DWORF, translating into MAELGDIPYSRLVVPALLVVGWIVGCVLMVYIVFS; encoded by the exons ATGGCAGAACTAG GGGATATCCCATACTCACGTCTTGTTGTACCCGCACTTCTTGTGGTTGGCTGGATTGTGGGGTGTGTGTTAATGGTTTACATAGTCTTCTCTTGA